AGGGGAGCGAGCGATGGCGGCGGAGCTGGACGAGCAGGTGCGCAAGCGGCTTCAGGAGCCGAACTTCTGGTATGTGGCCACGGTGACACCCGACGGGGCGCCGCACGTCACGCCGATGTGGGTGGGACTGGAGGACGGCCTGATCGTCTTCAACACCTCGGTCGGCCGGATCAAGGAGGAGAACCTGCGCAACGACGCCCGGGTCCACCTCTCGCACGCCGACGCCGACGATCCCTACGACAGGGTGCAGATCTCCGGCCGTGCTGTGCGCCTGGTGCTGGGGGAGGAGGCCGAGCGCGGCATGGACCGGCTGGCTCGCAAGTACCTGGGCCTGAACGGATATCCGTGGCTGATCGAGGGCGAGCAGCGGGTTCACGTCCTGGTCGAGCCGGAGCGGGTGCGCCGCATCGTCGGCGTCGAACCGTTCCGGCCGGGAGTCATCCCCTCCTGAGCCCGGCGCGGTGTCTGCTCCCCAGGTCTTGTCGACTCCATCGCCGGCGGGATCATCGTGCGGCCGGTCTCGGTTGCAGAGCGGGAGTGGCGCAGGACGGTCCCGTCCTGGCAAGCCGGTCGGGCCGGTCTCCTCGTACCGCTCTCGTGTGGCGGTCTGGACAGGAGGCGGTGGTCACACACTCGTCCTACAGTGCCTGGAACGGGTGAGTGCACGGCCGAGCCTCGACCTGGTCACGGATTGTGCGCAGCGAACGGGACTTCCGCACCTTCCAGCACCTCGTCATCGACAACTCCCCCCACCCGCGCGGTGATCGTTGGCGAGCACGGGGTCGGCAAGTCGAACCTGCTGCAGGCGATCCGCCCGGTCTTGGGACCCCTCGCTGCCCGACTCACGTCGCCTGCTGCGTGAGCGTGAGGAAGACATCTTCGAAGGCCGTCCGGCGGGCTTGGCCGGCGGGGCGAAGTGAGCGTCGTCGTGAACCTGCCCGGCATCCTTCGTCCCCGCGCTGCTGGTCGCCCTGGGCTGCACACTCACCGATATCTGCGGTATCGGCACGGTCACCGCCATGGAGCTGTTGGGTCGAGATCGGAGACTCGTGCCGGTTCCGCACCGAAGCATAGTTCGCCCGCCGGTGCGGTGCAGCCCCGCTGGCTGTCTCCTCCGGCGAAGGCCATGGCGCACCCTGCCGCCACCGGCTCGACGTCGGCGGCAACCGAAAGGTCAACTCCGTACTGCACATCGTGCACGTCACCCGGGTCCGCTGCCGCGAGCCGGCTCGCTCGTTCATGGCCAGAAAGATCAGCGAGAACATGCCCAGACGCTCAGCCCGCCGAGCGCAGAAGCGTCAACTCGCCAACGTGATCATCCGATCACATGTGGAAGGACGCTGGACGTCGTCGCGATCAGCTCCCCATGTACGCCGCGGCTTGACAAGAGAGCTTCGAATCCACTTTCTCCACAGTCAAGCTCCGCACCAAGGTCACCCGCGGTGCCGGCGGCCCGGCCGCAGCCCTCGCGATGGTGTTCAAACTCGTCGAGTCCGCCCAGGCCCGCTGGCGAGCGACCGCCGGAGGCCGCCTGGTCCCGCTGGTCCGCGCGGGCACGGGATCGAGAACGGCCAGCTCGTGGAACGAGCGGAGCTCGCGGCCCGATGACCACCCCGGAACCGCCCCCTGATGAGGGAACTCGACCAACTCGACGAACTCGCGCAAGCAGCCATCCACGGCCGTTGGTACGTCCGCAGTGGTTCACCCCGCATCCGATGATCCAGTGGCGCACGCTCCGAGCGGGACGGCCCGACTCCGTTCTCCGGCGCTGGGCGCTGCGAGGCCCAACGTGCGGTGTGTACGCCGGAACATGGTGCGGGCCATGAAGGGGTGTACGTGCTTGACCACACCCCAGTAAAGGCGCGCGCGCAGGCCGTCGGCCTTCACGGCCGTGCTGAGGGTGACGTAACGCTCATCGATGAGGATCGAGGCGCGGGCCGTCAGACCCGCAGTGTTCACATCCAGGAGCAGCTCGCCGCCCTCTTGGGCGAGGACCGGGAAGGCGTCGCGCAGGATGCCCGTCCAGGCCGCTGGGTCACGCGGCAGGCCCGGCAGGAGTTCCATCCGGTACGCGTCCTCGTAGTCGGTACGGTCGAGGGAGGTGCGGATCAGCTGGGCCGTCGGCGGACTGGCGATGGCTTGGGGTCGAGCCCAGCCGAGCCGGTGGAGCAGCCGCACCCACGGTGACCAGCGCCTGGGGCGGGCGACGCCGTCGGCCGCCGCGCGCTCGATGTTGTCGAAGATTTCCTCGATCATCGTGTCGTGTATGTGCCGTATGACGCAGGCCCACTGGAGCCGGAGGAGGCCGCGCGCTTCGCACTCGAGGACATGGCGTACGCGGCAGCGTTCGGCGCCGAGCGGTGCGACCGTCAGTTCGTGGTATCCGTCGAGGCCGCCGCCCGGCGAGGTGTCGAAGCGGACGCGACGCCCGGGTTCGTACGCCGTGACGTGGTAGCGGATCCGGCCGTGCCCGCCGTCCGCACCCACGGCGAGCGGGCCGTCGAGGCACATACGCGGCCAGGCCGGGGTCGGGAAGATCGGGTCGTCCACGGCGGAGAGGCGGTCGAGCAGGGCGCCGACGGCCGCCGCGGGGGCGTCGATCACACGCTCGTGGACATTGCGTACCGCAGTCATCGCCTACCTCCATACGCTGGCGTATGGTTGACCATACGGTAGCGTATGGTCATGGCGCAACGGCAGCAACGACAGGACAGGAAACCCCGGTTGACCGCCCAGGACTGGGCGGACGCCGCGCTCATCGCGATCGGTGAGGGCGGTATCGCGGCCGTCGCCGTGGAACCCCTGGCGGCCCGGCTCGGCACCACCAAGGGCAGCTTCTACTGGCACTTCGCCAACCGTGACGCGCTCATCGAGGCCGCTCTCGACCGCTGGGCACAGATCAACACCGAGGGCACCATCAGCGAGGTCGAGGCGGAACCAGACCCCAAGAAGCGGATCCATCTGCTCTTCGCCGTAGCCATCACGTCGGCCACGGCCGATCCGCTCGAGGTCGCGCTGCTCGCCACCGCGACGCAACCCCAGGTGGCGGCGGCCCTGCGCCAGGTGACCGAGCGTAGGGTGGCATACCTCGCCCAGCTCTTCGCCGACCTCGGCTTCCCCGGACCGGAGGCGCGCCGCCGCGGACTGCTCGCGTATACCGTCTATCTTGGCCACGCCCAACTCGGCCACGCGGTGCCCTCGATGCTGCCCCCGGAGGAGGGCGGGGAGTTCCGCGCATATCTCAACGAGGTACTCGAGGTGCTGATGACCCGCTGCGGGGCATGACGGACACGGCCCCTCTGGCAGCTCGGCCATCGCGAGATCGTGGCCGCGACTCTGGTGCAGCGCCCCCGCTGCGTCGACACCGCTGACGAGTGCTGGGACGAGGACGTGCGGTTCATCGCCGCCGCCCGGGAAGCTGTCCCTCGGCTCATCACAGAGATCGGGCGCCTACGCAGGCAGCCGGAAGCCGGCGTCCCGAGTGAAGATCAAGAAGGGTGAACTGATCCACAACCATTCACAATTGCTCCTGCTGTGTGCGCTGCTGCTGCCTGAGAACGTCGTGCAGTGACGAGCCGGGGATGTACTCGGTCTCGCGGTTGAACCGCTCCCGGAACGTCGGGTCTGCGGATCAGGCGACTTGAGGTGACTCCGGAAGGCGGGGCCATTTGGGACCACGGGATTGACGCCATCGGTGGCTGTCTGTCTGAGGCGAGTGCACTCGGTCTGGCGGGAATAGCAAAGCCGATTAGGCTGCGCTGACAGGCTGAGGCGGACCGACAGGGGGACCATGTGGATGTCATCGAGCGCGAGCTGACCGACCCCTGGGAAGGCATTTTGGCCGCTCCTGCCCGCTGCAGTCACATCGGCGTTCTGGTCCTGGCGGGTTCCAGCGGGCGCGTTGAACGGGAAAGAGTACGCATCCTCGCCCAGCAGGGCATGACGGCTTTGTCGATTCGCTGGTTCGGCGGGCCAGGGCAGTCTCCAGGAATCTGCGAGATCCCCTTGGAGACCTTCACTACTGCCGTCGACTTTCTCCAAGGGAATGAGGCAGAGCGCATCGGCATCCTGGGCACTTCCAAGGGGGCTGAGGCCGCTCTGCTCACGGCAGTGCACGATCCGCGCGTGGACGTAGTCATCGCGTTGTCGCCCACGTCTCGGGTTTGGTGCAACGTCGGACCAGGCCGTGACGGAGCGCATCACCCCTATCGGTCGTCCTGGACCTGGCGAGAGCAGGCGCTGCCCTTCGTCCCGATGGACGATTCCTGGACTCCCGCAGAGCCGGGCAGCGGCCCCGTCGCCATCCGGGGATGGTACGAAGTCAGCGAGCGGACCTTCGCGCCCCTGCTTGCTCCTGCGGAAATTCCCGTGGACAAGGCTCAGGCCGATCTCCTGCTGGTCGCAGGCGGCGATGACGCGATGTGGCCGTCCCTTCCCTTCGCCGAACAACTGGCCTGGCGCCGACGCTCAGCTGGATCCACCGTGCGTCTGATCGCCCGCGACGATGCCGGCCACCGCCCGCGTCTGCCTGGCGAGAGCCCTGCGTTGGCATCAGCGCAATTCCGGTACGGAGGCACGCCCGAAGGGGACGTGCTCTTGGGGGCTGCTGCGTGGCCTCACATCCTCGACATGCTCCGCGGCGGGAGCTGACTCAGTAGGGAGCCTCCACGTCCACCGTCACGCGCGGGTACTGGGCAGCCAGAGCGCAGGCATGGGCCCAGCGGGTCGTCGCCCGCCAGCCGTCGAGCAAGCCGGCTGCCGCCAGGACGAGGTCCGGTGTCGGACGCGACAATGCGTGCACCGGTCTGGTGCGCGTTGGCCAGAGCGGTCGAAGGGGGCTCTGCCCTGCCTCCGGCTGGCTCGGAACGATAACAGTGTGTGCCTGGGCCAGTTGCTCCCGTCCCCAGCGCCGCTCGACGCGCACGCATCACAGGTCGGACCATCGTCCACGGGCAGGCGACGGGCTCATACCACGGATCCGCCAGGTAGCTTCGATCGACGCCGAAGATCTCACGTGCAGCAGAGGTGCCAACTTGAGATGCCTGAGGAGAAGATTAAGGCCACGGATAGCGGCATGACCGATACCTCGGTCGATCCGCCGGCGCCGCTCCAGCAGCGACGGGAAAGGATCCGGTCCGCAGCTTGGGGATCTTCAGGTCCAGGTCGCCGGCCTTGATGGTCAGCAGGCGCTCGCGGTGGCCGTTGCGCCACGTCGTGCGTTACTCGGAGTGCTCGCCCGGGGCGGCACCGATGGCTTCGGCGGCCTCCGTTTCGATGAGTTCCTGCAGGATGTGCTCGCAGAGCATCCTGATCGCCTCAACCCCGTCGGCCGTGCGTGACTCCAGCAGCCGCATCAGGTCAGACTGGGACAGGGCCATCGTGCGCTCCTCCGGTTGAACTTCCCGTTCACCAGGGAGGCTTGCGCGATAGCCAGCCTTTGCTCAGGGAGCAGTCACCGTCGGCTGATGCACGCCCCGGGCAAACACCCGCGCCTTCGTCGAATGGTGTAGCAGCGATCCCCTCCCATGGCCCGCGGGCACCAAACCGCTGAACACCGGGGGCATCAGGCGCTGCCGCGCCATGACACCGCTCTGCGGGACATGGCTGAAGGAGGGGACGTCCGCGGCCCATCAGTCGAGGCAGAACTCGTTGTCCTCGATGTCCAGCATCGGGATGCACGCATCATTGCCGTCATACAGCGTTCGCACGTGTACCGCGCCGAGCGGGACCAGTCGTGCGCACTCGGCCTCAAGTGCGGCGAGGCGCTCTTCACCCACGAGTCCCGTGCCAACCCGCACGTCAAGATGCAGCCGGTTCTTGGCGGCCTTCCCTTCGGGGACGCGCTGGAAGTACAGTCGCGGACCCACGCCTGAGGGGTCAACACAGGCAAACCATGCGTCCTGCTGCGCAGGTGGCTGCGAGCGCTTGAAATCGTCCCAAGTGGCAAACCCCTCGGGTGGCGGCGGTACAACGTACCCCAACACCTCGCACCAGAAACGGGCTAGGCGCTCAGGTTCTGCGCAGTCGAAGGTGACTTGGAACTTCTTGATCGACATCACCCCGCCACGGTATTGGCAGGTGCGCTCCAGCGAAACCCCCAGGGAGTCATCCTGGCTGAGGAAGACGGCCGCCCTCTAGCCGTACTGACCTTCAGCGGCGAGATCTACAACTACCGTGACCCGCGCACGGACCTCGTCTCCCGCAGCCACCAGTTCCGACCCAAAGCGACACGGAAGTCGTTCTGCGCGCCTACTTCGAGTGGGGGCAGGACATGGTGGACCGGCTGAACGGACGGCATATCCGCGTTCGGTGTCCGGGACGTCCGCCGTGAAGAGCCGACCCAGTTCCGCGACCGCTTGGGCGTCAAGCGGCTCTACTGCTTCCCCACCCCAACGGCGTTCTCTTCGGCTCGGAACCCAAGGCGATTCCGGCCAACCCTGAGGTTCCCCGAAAAGTGAACGCCGACGGGCTCAGCGACATACTCGACATGGTCAAGACCCCCGAACACGCCATGATCACCGCCATGTTCGGGGTTCACCCAGGACATCTCCTCTGCGTGCGCCGCGAGGGACTGAGCAAGCACCGGTACTGGGCGCTGGAGGCCAAGGAACACTCCGACTCCCTGGACCAGACCATCAGCACTGTACGGGACTCCTCGAAGACATCGTCTCCCGCCAGCTCATCTCCGATGTCCCGCTGTGCAGCCTCCTGTCCGGCGGACTGGACTCCTCGGCCGTCACCGCGCTCGCTGTCCGGGCGCTGAAGGACGAAGGCGCTGGACCGGTCCGCTCCTTCACTGCCGATTTCGTCGGAGCCGCCGAGGACTTCGTACCCACCCGCTGCGCAGCACGCCCGACGCCCCCTCCGTGCGAGATCTGGCCGAACTCGTCAAGGCCGACCACAAGGAAATCTTCCTGGACAGTGACCACCTGAGCGACCCTGCCGTACGCGCCGCCGTCTTCGCAGCCACCGACTTCCCGCCCGTCTGGTACGGAGACCTCTGGCCCTCCCTCTACTGCCGCTTCCGCGCCGTCCGTGAACGCTCGACCGCCGCTCTTTCCGGTGAATCCGCGCTGACGAACTCATCGGCGGCTACGGCTGGTTCGACGCCCCGCACCGCGCGTCAGCTCGGCAACCGCTGGTCGCTGCGACTGAACACAGAGCAGATCGAGTCGGTGGTCTACGCCTTCTACCTGCGCTTCATGGGCGGTTGAACTGGCCACTCCAGCCTCAGCCAGTGCGGCCGGGGCGCTTGCCGCACTCGACGGCGTGGCGCACGCGGTAGTCGACCGGCTCGACCTTCGGCGAACGGCCGCCGCGCGAGCGCCAGTCTTCCGGTCGCGCGCTTGATCGCCAGTGTCCGGGATTGCGCAGCGGACCCTGCGCCGCCCCAAGTAGGCAGGACTGGTGCGGGAGGTGGACGCCTTGTCGGAATGGACCCGTCGAGATAGGGCGCGCGGTCGACCGATTGATTTCTGCGCGCCTCCTCCGCGCCGAAATCGCCCCCGTGCGGGACCTGTGTGCGCTTGCCAACCTCCAGAAGGGTCACTGATTCGGAGGGTGCATCACTTGACGCAACGCTGATGGGCGAAAGAGGAGCGATCGCTATGCCTATGACAACCCCCCAGGTAGCGCGTGTCGAGGCCTGGGGCAGCGACTTCGAACGGCAGACACCGGTCGACGTACCAGAGCTGACGGAAGCCCGCGTCACGAGCCTCGCCTCCGGCAGGGACCACATCCTGGCGCTGCTCTGGAACGGCACGATCAAAGCCTGGGGGAACAACGAGCTAGGGCAACTCGGCGACGGCAGCAACGTCGGCCACCTCACCCCAGGTACGGTACGCACCTTGACAGGCGTAACGGCGCTCGCAGCCGGCTGCGACCACAGCCTCGCGCTGATGTCCGACGGCACTGTCAAAGCCTGGGGTAGCAACCTCTTCGGCGAGCTTGGGGACGGCACCAACAACAACAGCACCACCCCCGTCACCGTCACCGGCCTCAGCGGCGTCCGCGCCATCGCAGGAGGCTGCAATCACAGCCTCGCGCTGATGTCCGACGGCACTGTCAAAGCCTGGGGCAACAACGTCTACGGCCAACTTGGGGACGGCACCAACAACAACAGCGCCATCCCCGTAACCGTCACCGGCCTCGCCGATGTCCGAACCATCGCAGGCGGCGGCCTTCACAGCCTCGCCGTGCTCTCCGACGGCAGCGTCAGGGCTTGGGGGTTGAACAACCTTGGTCAGCTCGGCGACGGCACGAACAATGACAGCAGCACCCCGGTCGTGGTTGCCGCCCTCCGCGGTGCCCGTGCCATCGCAGCAGGTGGCTATCACAGCCTTGCGCTGCTGTCCGACGGCACCGTCAAAGGCTGGGGCAGCAACGGGGACGGTCAGCTCGGGAACGGCACGAACAATGACAGCAGCACCCCGATCACCGTCACCGGGCTCACCGATGTCCGAACCATCGCAGCACGTTTCAGCCACAGCCTCGCCGTGAGCGGGGGCTTCGTCAACGCCTGGGGAGGCAACGCTTTCGGTCAGCTGGGCGACGGCAGCACAACCGCCAGCAACGTTCCCATCACTGTGGTCACTGGCCTTGGCAACATCACCGTCGTCGTGGCCCACAGCGGTGGAAACTTCACCCTTGCGGCGGCTTGAGCCCGCACTGCGGGCACGGCCCGCGTCCACGCCGGTTGCGGCCGGGACACTCGCACCGATCTGTCCAGGACCGGCGGGCGTGCGTTTGGGACAACGATGGCGACACCGCACCCCCGCGCAACCATCCTGGTTGCTTCATCGACGCAGTCTCCTGGTGCCGCGACCACGACCATCGCGGTGATCATCGTGGCGGACACCGTCACTGACCCGACGGCAGGTGGCGCCCTGCCAGCCCGGCGACGGCGGGCAGGTCGCCTTCTCCGGGTGTGGGGGAGGCGACCTGCGGTGTCTGGCGGGTTACTTGAACCAGTAGCGAACGCCGTGATGGTGGGAGCAAGTGCCCTGCGAGTGCCGCGAGTAGGACGACGAGGCGTCCCTGCACATCGCGGTCTCGTACTTGTCCTTGGGCTTTTGGTGGTGCGTCCAGCCGCACACTCCGGTGGTGTGGTGGATGCAGTGGTGGGCGGTGTTGGTCGACGGCAGTGTCGCCGCGGACGCGGCCGGTGCGCTGAAGAAGACACCGGCCA
The genomic region above belongs to Streptomyces sp. CG1 and contains:
- a CDS encoding TIGR03618 family F420-dependent PPOX class oxidoreductase; the protein is MAAELDEQVRKRLQEPNFWYVATVTPDGAPHVTPMWVGLEDGLIVFNTSVGRIKEENLRNDARVHLSHADADDPYDRVQISGRAVRLVLGEEAERGMDRLARKYLGLNGYPWLIEGEQRVHVLVEPERVRRIVGVEPFRPGVIPS
- a CDS encoding TetR/AcrR family transcriptional regulator, translating into MVMAQRQQRQDRKPRLTAQDWADAALIAIGEGGIAAVAVEPLAARLGTTKGSFYWHFANRDALIEAALDRWAQINTEGTISEVEAEPDPKKRIHLLFAVAITSATADPLEVALLATATQPQVAAALRQVTERRVAYLAQLFADLGFPGPEARRRGLLAYTVYLGHAQLGHAVPSMLPPEEGGEFRAYLNEVLEVLMTRCGA
- a CDS encoding acyl-CoA thioester hydrolase/BAAT C-terminal domain-containing protein, which gives rise to MDVIERELTDPWEGILAAPARCSHIGVLVLAGSSGRVERERVRILAQQGMTALSIRWFGGPGQSPGICEIPLETFTTAVDFLQGNEAERIGILGTSKGAEAALLTAVHDPRVDVVIALSPTSRVWCNVGPGRDGAHHPYRSSWTWREQALPFVPMDDSWTPAEPGSGPVAIRGWYEVSERTFAPLLAPAEIPVDKAQADLLLVAGGDDAMWPSLPFAEQLAWRRRSAGSTVRLIARDDAGHRPRLPGESPALASAQFRYGGTPEGDVLLGAAAWPHILDMLRGGS
- a CDS encoding asparagine synthase-related protein; translation: MSGGLDSSAVTALAVRALKDEGAGPVRSFTADFVGAAEDFVPTRCAARPTPPPCEIWPNSSRPTTRKSSWTVTT
- a CDS encoding RCC1 domain-containing protein — translated: MTTPQVARVEAWGSDFERQTPVDVPELTEARVTSLASGRDHILALLWNGTIKAWGNNELGQLGDGSNVGHLTPGTVRTLTGVTALAAGCDHSLALMSDGTVKAWGSNLFGELGDGTNNNSTTPVTVTGLSGVRAIAGGCNHSLALMSDGTVKAWGNNVYGQLGDGTNNNSAIPVTVTGLADVRTIAGGGLHSLAVLSDGSVRAWGLNNLGQLGDGTNNDSSTPVVVAALRGARAIAAGGYHSLALLSDGTVKGWGSNGDGQLGNGTNNDSSTPITVTGLTDVRTIAARFSHSLAVSGGFVNAWGGNAFGQLGDGSTTASNVPITVVTGLGNITVVVAHSGGNFTLAAA
- a CDS encoding VOC family protein; amino-acid sequence: MMSIKKFQVTFDCAEPERLARFWCEVLGYVVPPPPEGFATWDDFKRSQPPAQQDAWFACVDPSGVGPRLYFQRVPEGKAAKNRLHLDVRVGTGLVGEERLAALEAECARLVPLGAVHVRTLYDGNDACIPMLDIEDNEFCLD
- a CDS encoding DUF2867 domain-containing protein, with the translated sequence MTAVRNVHERVIDAPAAAVGALLDRLSAVDDPIFPTPAWPRMCLDGPLAVGADGGHGRIRYHVTAYEPGRRVRFDTSPGGGLDGYHELTVAPLGAERCRVRHVLECEARGLLRLQWACVIRHIHDTMIEEIFDNIERAAADGVARPRRWSPWVRLLHRLGWARPQAIASPPTAQLIRTSLDRTDYEDAYRMELLPGLPRDPAAWTGILRDAFPVLAQEGGELLLDVNTAGLTARASILIDERYVTLSTAVKADGLRARLYWGVVKHVHPFMARTMFRRTHRTLGLAAPSAGERSRAVPLGACATGSSDAG